The DNA region CCGGCAATATATTTACCGCTCTCTGCAAATCGGGGTCTTCTTCCTCGCTTCCGGAGTGGTGCTCGGAGCGGTTTGGGCCAATTATTCTTGGGGGCGCTTTTGGGATTGGGATCCGAAGGAAACCTGGGCGCTCGTCGCCCTTCTCTGCTACCTGGCCCTGCTCCATGGTTCGATCGCCGGCTGGTGGGGAGAATTCGGCCTCGCCCTGGGTGCGGTGCTCTGCTTTCTCAGCGTTCTGATGGCTTGGTACGGAGTCAACTTTGTGCTCGGCAAGGGATTGCACAGTTATGGCTTCGGCAGCGGGGCGGTCGGCCCGGTGGCGGCTTTTGCACTCGCGGAGCTTCTTTTCGCCGCCTGGTGCGGTTGGGTCCGGCGAAAGCGTCGAGCCAGGGAGGGAATGCCGATCGCCCCTTCCCCGGCCTCGCGGGCCGGACGTTAGAGAGGCTCCGCGCTCCATTCCCGCCGCCACCGCTCGATTTCGGCCCGCACGAAGCTCGGGCGGGACGACCCTTCGGTACGTCTCTTGGCGATCGCTGCCGTCGGGTTCCAAAGCTGCGCCCACTCGGCGGGAAGATCCGGGTGGAGCGGGGCGACATCCTCGGGAGCAAGCTCGGATAGGGCAACGTTTCGCGACTCGGCCAGCGCAACCAGCCGTCCCACCGCGTGGTGGGCGTCGCGAAAAGCGACGCCGTGGTTGACGAGCCAATCGACCAAATCGGTGGCGAGCAGCGCGGGATCGGACGAAGCCCGATTGCACCGGTCTCGATGTACGACGATTCCGGGAATGAGCGCGGCCAGGATCTGCAGGGAGCCGAGGATGGTGTCGGCGCTATCGAACATGGGCTCCTTGTCCTCTTGAAGATCGCGATTGTAGGTGAGCGGGAGCCCCTTGAGCAGGGTCAGCAGCGAGAGAAGGTTGCCGGAAAGCCGGGCCGCTTTCCCGCGGATAAGCTCCAGGACGTCCGGATTCCGCTTTTGCGGCATCAGGCTCGATCCGGTGGTGAATGCTTCGGGAAGCGACACGAATCCGAACTCGCTGGTCGACCAGAGGATCAAATCCTCCGCAAACCGGGAGAGATGGGTTCCCAGGAGAGCGAGAGCGGCCAGGTACTCCACCGCGAAATCACGATCGCTTACCGCGTCCATCGAGTTGCGGGCCACCTGCGAAAAATGGAGTAGCTCCGCGACGCGCCGCCGATCGAGAGGGAGGGTACTGCCCGCCAGCGCACCGCTCCCGAGGGGAAGCACATCCGCCCTCCGGCGGGCATCGCGCAAGCGGTCCGAGTCACGGGAGAGCATCTCGACGTAAGCAAGCAGATGATGGGCGAGGAGAACGGGTTGCGCTCGCTGAAGATGTGTATATCCCGGGATGAGCACATCGCTGTCCCGCTCGGCCCAATCGAGAAGAGCCTGCTGGACGGCACGAATCGCCTTGCGATCCTTGTCGATCTCATCCTTTACCCAAAGCCGCAACGACGTGGCCACCTGATCGTTGCGACTCCGTCCCGTGTGCAGCTTGGCGCCGGCGGGCGTTCGGGCGGTCAAGGCCCGCTCGATGTTCATGTGAAGATCCTCCCAATCGATCGACCAAGGGAAAGCGCCCTGTTCGATCTCCTGTTCGATCTGCCGCAACCCACGCACGATCTCATCCCGCTCCTGGATGCTGAGCAGCCCCGCTTCCTGCAGCATCGTCGCGTGGGCGATGCTCCCACGAATATCCTGCCGGTAGAGACGGCGATCAAAACTAACAGACTCGGAAAAGCGTTTGAGAAGGGCGTCGGGCTTATCGTGAAACCGGCCTCCCCATGGCGGAATTGCGGGATTCATAAGGAACGGTTCTAGGCTTTTTCCCGGGAAGCCCGCGCGTTCGGAGCCATGGCGCGTATAAGGGCTTCGGTTTCCGCCCCGGAAAGAAGCCGGTATTGGCCTGCGCGGAGCGAGCC from Methylacidimicrobium sp. AP8 includes:
- the argH gene encoding argininosuccinate lyase, whose translation is MNPAIPPWGGRFHDKPDALLKRFSESVSFDRRLYRQDIRGSIAHATMLQEAGLLSIQERDEIVRGLRQIEQEIEQGAFPWSIDWEDLHMNIERALTARTPAGAKLHTGRSRNDQVATSLRLWVKDEIDKDRKAIRAVQQALLDWAERDSDVLIPGYTHLQRAQPVLLAHHLLAYVEMLSRDSDRLRDARRRADVLPLGSGALAGSTLPLDRRRVAELLHFSQVARNSMDAVSDRDFAVEYLAALALLGTHLSRFAEDLILWSTSEFGFVSLPEAFTTGSSLMPQKRNPDVLELIRGKAARLSGNLLSLLTLLKGLPLTYNRDLQEDKEPMFDSADTILGSLQILAALIPGIVVHRDRCNRASSDPALLATDLVDWLVNHGVAFRDAHHAVGRLVALAESRNVALSELAPEDVAPLHPDLPAEWAQLWNPTAAIAKRRTEGSSRPSFVRAEIERWRREWSAEPL